In Ascaphus truei isolate aAscTru1 chromosome 5, aAscTru1.hap1, whole genome shotgun sequence, one genomic interval encodes:
- the GPR151 gene encoding G-protein coupled receptor 151, protein MEKQQANFSTMNSSIPQQPLYAGGFQTLDAKEWTFLIPTLLVVICLTGIAGNLCVIAILLHSARKAKPSLIHSLILNLSVSDLLLLVFSVPFRAAAYSRSTLSFGWFVCRTADWFTHACMSAKSITIAVVAKACFMYASNPAKQVNIKQYTVCAVLLSIWMVAAILPLPEWVFTATKQVDGSAVCIMDIPVQAQEPMAIFVKLYPIFVYCIPFTLAFFYFWRAYGQCQRRGTKTQNLRNQIRSRRLTVMLLSVTVTFSIMWIPEWVSWLWLWHQPQKGPSPPPAFTTLAQIFMFSLSSINPLIFLVMSEEFKEAFKGLWKRLTAKKSLSVQSNQEQTAVNSDVLPDANPSPEQHSTNGCVEHSCSQQNFGSQESKENPVLPDVEQFWHEREAHSTDQDNDPIPWEHQEQETVGSNKSGSKN, encoded by the coding sequence ATGGAGAAGCAGCAAGCCAACTTCAGCACCATGAACAGCTCCATCCCGCAGCAGCCACTTTACGCAGGGGGCTTCCAGACCTTGGATGCCAAGGAATGGACTTTCCTTATACCCACTTTACTGGTTGTGATTTGCTTGACCGGGATTGCTGGCAACTTGTGTGTGATCGCAATTCTTCTCCACAGCGCAAGAAAAGCCAAGCCGTCCTTGATCCATTCCCTCATCCTGAACCTCAGTGTCTCGGATCTTCTTCTCTTGGTGTTCTCGGTGCCGTTCAGAGCtgcagcatactccaggtccacaTTAAGCTTCGGGTGGTTTGTGTGCAGAACGGCTGACTGGTTCACACATGCCTGTATGTCCGCCAAAAGCATCACGATCGCAGTGGTGGCCAAAGCTTGCTTTATGTATGCGAGCAACCCAGCAAAACAAGTCAACATCAAGCAATACACTGTATGTGCTGTTCTGCTGTCTATTTGGATGGTGGCCGCTATATTGCCTCTTCCCGAGTGGGTCTTCACGGCGACAAAACAAGTAGATGGCTCTGCTGTATGCATCATGGACATACCAGTCCAGGCACAGGAGCCGATGGCAATTTTCGTGAAGCTTTATCCTATCTTCGTCTACTGTATCCCTTTTACTCTGGCTTTCTTCTATTTTTGGAGAGCTTATGGCCAGTGTCAGCGTAGAGGGACTAAAACACAAAATTTAAGAAACCAGATAAGATCAAGAAGGCTCACTGTGATGTTATTAAGTGTCACAGTAACCTTTTCCATCATGTGGATTCCAGAGTGGGTATCATGGCTGTGGCTTTGGCACCAGCCGCAAAAAGGTCCATCCCCACCACCAGCTTTCACCACTTTGGCGCAAATtttcatgttctctctctcttcaaTAAATCCTCTGATCTTTTTGGTAATGTCTGAGGAGTTTAAAGAAGCCTTCAAGGGTCTCTGGAAACGATTGACAGCGAAAAAATCGCTATCTGTGCAGAGTAATCAAGAACAGACAGCAGTGAACTCTGACGTTCTCCCAGATGCTAATCCTTCTCCTGAGCAACATTCCACGAATGGGTGTGTAGAGCACTCCTGCTCCCAGCAAAATTTTGGAAGCCAAGAGAGTAAAGAAAACCCCGTCTTGCCGGATGTAGAGCAGTTTTGGCATGAAAGAGAAGCCCACTCCACGGATCAGGACAATGACCCTATTCCATGGGAACaccaggagcaggagacagtaGGTTCCAATAAATCAGGCTCGAAAAACTAA